One Elgaria multicarinata webbii isolate HBS135686 ecotype San Diego chromosome 7, rElgMul1.1.pri, whole genome shotgun sequence DNA window includes the following coding sequences:
- the PYCR3 gene encoding pyrroline-5-carboxylate reductase 3, which translates to MEKLRVGFIGAGRMAAAVAQAMLLAGEVQAVNILASAPSDRNLGKFQDFDCKTTHRNLEVLENSTFVFLATKPHIIPSVLREIAPAVTPDHVVISMAAGVTLQTLEELLPAGTKVLRIMPNLPCVVQSGAIILARGTSAGEQDVALLKTLLSPCGLCEEAPESYIDIHTGLSGSGVAYVYMFAEALSEGALKMGMPWAMANKIAAQTLMGAAKMILETGEHPAVLRSSVCTPGGTTIHALHELEKGSLRATVMNAVEAATSRARELGKK; encoded by the exons ATGGAGAAGCTGCGCGTGGGCTTCATCGGGGCCGGGCGCATGGCTGCGGCTGTGGCACAAGCGATGCTGCTGGCAG gTGAAGTACAGGCAGTGAACATCCTTGCCAGCGCCCCATCCGACAGGAATTTGGGCAAGTTCCAG GACTTTGACTGCAAGACAACGCACCGTAACCTGGAGGTGTTGGAAAATTCTACCTTCGTGTTCCTGGCTACCAAGCCCCACATCATCCCTTCAGTCCTCCGAGAGATTGCTCCTGCTGTCACCCCTGACCACGTGGTCATTTCCATGGCGGCTGGAGTCACACTCCAGACCCTAGAAGAG CTTCTCCCCGCTGGGACCAAGGTGTTGCGGATCATGCCTAACCTCCCCTGTGTGGTCCAGTCTGGCGCAATTATCCTGGCTCGGGGCACCTCCGCTGGGGAACAGGATGTAGCCCTGCTGAAGACGCTCTTGTCTCCTTGCGGGCTGTGCGAAGAGGCTCCTGAATCTTACATTGACATCCACACTGGGCTAAGCGGCAGTGGCGTGGCCTAC GTATATATGTTTGCAGAAGCGCTGTCAGAAGGCGCTCTGAAGATGGGGATGCCGTGGGCCATGGCCAATAAGATTGCAGCCCAGACACTCATG ggaGCAGCCAAAATGATCCTGGAAACAGGGGAGCACCCGGCAGTCCTGAGGAGTTCTGTTTGCACGCCAGGGGGCACAACCATCCATGCCTTGCACGAACTGGAGAAGGGGTCTCTTCGGGCTACTGTCATGAACGCCGTGGAAGCGGCCACCAGCCGGGCTCGTGAACTGGGCAAGAAGTAG